In Gammaproteobacteria bacterium, the following are encoded in one genomic region:
- a CDS encoding UPF0149 family protein — MANKTEILFTLGDLNCAAHQWPDYLQYGFNNSDVTALLKIAGDKALHQADADSANIWAPLHAWRTLAQLRCSHAALPLIKLFDELVEDDWALYELPIVLGMIGESAIEPLAALLNTPELDEFTHVMAVDALCEVVEHYPEQRRAVLAHYQAYLEKPDLTLPTLNGLLIGRLCELKAKELIEGIRALYQNDGVDSSCAGDLEEVEIKLGFRSSRETPRPSQAESYGFKAAPAKKPESGDVIDLVNYYFDRDGNDEAIFNASELDGFFSALACAPNNIMAAQWLPALWGGEEKTPHWKKRSEYEEFNDAIFTFYNHVMEGMHKKEYHALFLVEVEDEQEYTIVSSWCEGFMRGITLWDELTAAEDHSALEQALKPIQLFTTQHEGEALDQLSEEQINQSGLTIEPAVKTLYLHFLEQRQRANKPIQRTVPKVGRNNPCPCGSGKKYKKCCG; from the coding sequence ATGGCCAATAAAACTGAGATTCTTTTCACACTGGGCGACTTAAATTGCGCTGCCCATCAATGGCCTGACTACCTGCAATACGGTTTTAATAATAGTGATGTCACCGCCCTGCTCAAAATAGCGGGCGATAAAGCGCTGCATCAGGCAGATGCAGACAGCGCCAATATTTGGGCGCCACTCCACGCTTGGCGAACGTTGGCACAGCTGCGTTGCAGCCACGCAGCCCTGCCCTTGATCAAGCTTTTCGATGAGCTCGTGGAAGATGACTGGGCACTGTACGAGCTGCCCATTGTCTTGGGCATGATCGGCGAGTCGGCTATTGAGCCACTGGCAGCCCTCTTGAACACACCAGAGCTTGATGAATTCACCCACGTTATGGCGGTAGATGCACTGTGTGAGGTTGTTGAACACTACCCCGAACAACGTCGTGCGGTACTGGCCCACTACCAAGCCTATCTGGAGAAGCCGGATCTCACACTGCCCACCCTGAATGGCCTATTAATTGGCCGATTGTGTGAGCTAAAAGCCAAAGAGTTAATTGAGGGTATTCGAGCCCTGTATCAAAATGACGGGGTTGACAGCAGTTGCGCGGGTGACCTGGAAGAGGTTGAAATCAAACTGGGATTTCGAAGCAGCCGTGAGACACCACGCCCCTCTCAGGCAGAGAGCTATGGTTTTAAAGCAGCGCCCGCTAAAAAACCAGAAAGTGGTGATGTCATTGATCTGGTCAACTACTACTTTGACCGCGACGGCAATGATGAGGCCATATTTAACGCCTCTGAGCTGGACGGCTTTTTCTCCGCCCTCGCCTGCGCCCCTAACAACATTATGGCGGCACAGTGGTTACCCGCACTTTGGGGAGGAGAGGAGAAAACACCCCACTGGAAAAAGCGCAGCGAATATGAAGAGTTCAATGATGCCATCTTCACCTTCTACAACCATGTTATGGAGGGTATGCACAAAAAAGAGTATCACGCTCTGTTTCTGGTCGAGGTGGAAGATGAGCAGGAGTACACCATCGTTAGCAGCTGGTGTGAGGGCTTCATGCGTGGCATTACACTATGGGATGAGTTAACCGCAGCGGAAGATCACAGCGCCTTAGAACAAGCCCTGAAACCCATTCAGTTATTTACCACTCAGCACGAGGGTGAGGCACTGGACCAGCTAAGCGAAGAGCAGATAAACCAGAGCGGGCTCACTATCGAACCTGCGGTAAAAACGCTCTATCTACACTTCCTAGAGCAGCGCCAGCGTGCCAATAAGCCCATTCAACGCACCGTCCCCAAGGTGGGTAGAAACAACCCCTGCCCCTGTGGAAGCGGTAAAAAATATAAAAAGTGCTGTGGATAA
- a CDS encoding DsbA family protein, which translates to MKQNYTIIGAIFLMVLAFLMAAYLYNSQQTDTQTQRVTQNADALSKHYSPRKGNPEAKVTIVEFLDPACETCRQFHPLVKELLATYRGKVNLVIRYAPLHPGSDHMVKILEAAKKQGQFWEVLELMFETQSHWASHHQPKPEIFWTYLERFGFDVVQLRKDVNSPEIDKIINQDIADGQRLGATKTPTFFVNGKPLSRFGYEQLKNLVASEVNAYYPGS; encoded by the coding sequence ATGAAACAGAACTACACCATAATCGGCGCAATCTTCTTAATGGTACTCGCCTTTTTAATGGCGGCTTACCTCTACAACAGCCAACAAACCGACACTCAAACACAGCGGGTCACGCAAAATGCAGATGCCCTAAGCAAGCATTACTCGCCAAGAAAAGGCAATCCTGAGGCAAAAGTGACTATTGTAGAGTTTCTCGATCCCGCGTGTGAAACCTGCCGTCAGTTCCATCCTCTGGTAAAAGAGCTATTGGCAACCTACCGTGGAAAAGTAAACTTAGTGATCCGCTACGCCCCACTACACCCCGGTTCTGACCATATGGTAAAAATTCTGGAGGCGGCTAAAAAACAAGGTCAATTCTGGGAGGTATTAGAGTTGATGTTTGAAACACAGTCCCACTGGGCATCACACCACCAACCTAAACCAGAAATATTCTGGACCTATCTGGAGCGCTTTGGCTTTGATGTTGTGCAGCTCAGGAAAGATGTAAACAGCCCTGAAATTGACAAAATAATCAATCAGGATATAGCCGATGGGCAACGACTGGGGGCCACTAAAACCCCGACGTTTTTTGTTAACGGCAAACCCCTCAGCCGATTTGGTTATGAGCAACTTAAAAACCTGGTGGCCAGTGAAGTTAACGCCTATTACCCCGGATCATAA
- a CDS encoding cold-shock protein, with the protein MSTTTGTVKWFNESKGFGFIEQESGPDVFAHFSAISGSGFKTLAEGQKVEFTVTQGQKGPQAENIVAI; encoded by the coding sequence ATGTCTACTACTACTGGTACCGTTAAATGGTTCAACGAATCAAAAGGTTTTGGCTTTATTGAGCAAGAATCTGGTCCCGACGTATTTGCCCACTTCAGCGCTATTTCTGGTTCAGGGTTTAAAACTCTGGCAGAAGGTCAGAAAGTTGAATTTACTGTTACTCAGGGTCAAAAAGGTCCTCAGGCAGAAAATATCGTCGCGATCTAA
- a CDS encoding disulfide bond formation protein B has translation MKSHQQTDDRRWLLIFSSWLIATLSTLGSLFFSEIMELVPCVLCWYQRIFMFPLVVILLVGLYPLDKRVVNYALPIAVIGLLFTLYHCLLFFGLIPENLQPCSQGVSCADDSMVLFGFLPISLLSLLSFSLIIILLLKSKVST, from the coding sequence ATGAAATCCCACCAACAGACAGATGATAGACGCTGGTTACTTATCTTCAGTAGCTGGCTGATAGCTACCCTATCGACCTTAGGCAGCCTTTTTTTCAGTGAAATAATGGAGCTGGTGCCCTGTGTTTTGTGCTGGTACCAGCGAATATTCATGTTCCCACTGGTGGTCATCCTACTGGTAGGGCTCTACCCGCTGGATAAACGGGTAGTCAACTACGCCCTACCCATCGCTGTGATCGGCTTGCTCTTCACCCTCTACCACTGTTTACTCTTTTTTGGCTTGATACCTGAGAACCTTCAGCCCTGTAGCCAGGGAGTCTCCTGCGCTGATGACAGTATGGTGCTATTTGGTTTTCTACCGATTTCACTGCTCTCGCTGCTCTCCTTTTCGCTCATTATTATTTTGTTACTCAAAAGCAAGGTCTCCACATGA